Proteins encoded in a region of the Paenibacillus sp. W2I17 genome:
- a CDS encoding amino acid ABC transporter ATP-binding protein, translating into MITTTGLTKRFQKNEVLTNIDLHVDAKDIVVLLGPSGSGKSTLLRCLNGLEELSGGQIEVNGIVVNSADPLRVQRARVLEIRRQTGMVFQQFNLYPHKTVLGNVMEGLVTVKKIKRDEAAERGRILLDRVGLSDKQDAYPSRLSGGQQQRVAIARALAMEPEVMLFDEPTSALDPELVGEVLSVMKELAEEGMTMLVVTHELKFARNVANKIVFMADGSIVEEASPQAFFEQPKQERTRRFLQQITEF; encoded by the coding sequence ATGATTACAACAACTGGACTTACCAAACGTTTTCAGAAAAATGAAGTACTTACGAACATTGATCTTCATGTCGATGCCAAAGATATTGTTGTATTGCTCGGCCCAAGTGGTTCAGGCAAAAGTACCTTGCTGCGCTGTCTGAATGGGCTGGAAGAGCTGTCCGGAGGACAGATTGAAGTGAACGGCATTGTGGTTAACAGCGCAGATCCGCTGCGAGTCCAGCGTGCCCGGGTACTGGAGATTCGTCGCCAGACCGGCATGGTATTCCAGCAATTCAATCTGTATCCGCACAAGACAGTGCTGGGTAATGTGATGGAAGGTCTTGTTACGGTGAAAAAAATCAAACGTGACGAAGCGGCTGAACGCGGCCGGATTCTGCTGGATCGGGTCGGCTTGTCGGACAAGCAGGATGCGTATCCATCCCGATTATCCGGTGGACAACAGCAGCGGGTCGCCATTGCACGTGCACTTGCAATGGAGCCGGAAGTGATGCTGTTTGATGAGCCGACTTCAGCTCTTGACCCTGAACTGGTCGGAGAAGTGCTTTCCGTCATGAAGGAGCTGGCAGAGGAAGGTATGACGATGCTGGTTGTGACGCATGAATTGAAGTTTGCCCGTAATGTGGCGAACAAAATCGTCTTTATGGCGGATGGATCGATTGTGGAAGAGGCAAGTCCACAGGCGTTTTTTGAACAGCCGAAGCAAGAGCGCACCCGTCGTTTCTTGCAGCAGATAACTGAATTTTGA
- a CDS encoding OsmC family protein produces MNVTTVWKGKRAFTSEGPSGYAVGMDATAAYGGDSKGATPMELLLAGLGGCMGIDITMILDAFLEKLESIEIEAQGTRSEEMPKGFTSIDLIFKVDGDIPDYRIWKAIQMAEEKYCAVSASLSADIHPKLILNGVSTPRP; encoded by the coding sequence ATGAACGTAACAACCGTATGGAAAGGCAAACGTGCGTTTACTTCCGAAGGACCCTCTGGCTACGCCGTTGGCATGGATGCCACTGCTGCTTATGGTGGTGACAGCAAGGGAGCGACCCCGATGGAATTGTTACTGGCGGGTCTCGGGGGTTGTATGGGAATTGATATTACAATGATTCTGGACGCTTTCCTGGAGAAACTTGAATCGATTGAGATTGAAGCGCAAGGCACACGCAGTGAAGAGATGCCTAAAGGGTTCACATCCATTGATCTGATCTTCAAAGTCGATGGGGATATCCCGGATTATCGAATCTGGAAAGCCATCCAAATGGCCGAAGAGAAATATTGTGCAGTCTCCGCTTCGCTGAGCGCCGATATTCATCCCAAACTGATCCTGAATGGGGTAAGTACACCTCGTCCTTAA